The following proteins are encoded in a genomic region of Cyclonatronum proteinivorum:
- a CDS encoding ATP-grasp domain-containing protein, producing the protein MSDKQSLTYLCISTYFKGGAFLESCHAEGNTVYLLTAKKLENDPWPRHAVQEFFYLEDEDNSAENIDRILKGFAWLIKEKNIDRVVALDDFDVEKAAAIREEFRIPGMGQTTARYFRDKLAMRLKAQEEGIPVPPFTDLFKDAHINHFADTVKPPYVVKPRSEASAMGIKKVHSKEELWEAVHSLGEERYRFLAEQFKPGDVYHADSLTFDSKVLFCSVSRYLSTPFEVAHGAGIFRSMTCDPKSKETKALVKLNKLVMKGFGMRYSASHTEFIHCHEDGKFYFLETSSRVGGAHLAEMVEFATGINLWREWARVEHASALKMDYKLPEQRKLNGGILVSLARYEHPDQSCFNAPEVQWTIVKKWHVGTIVVSESADRVRELLDEYAGVVQRDFHASAPLPDKATE; encoded by the coding sequence ATGTCCGACAAACAAAGCCTCACCTATCTGTGCATCTCCACCTATTTCAAAGGTGGCGCCTTTCTGGAGTCCTGTCATGCTGAGGGCAACACGGTTTACCTGCTCACTGCCAAGAAGCTGGAAAACGATCCCTGGCCGCGTCATGCTGTTCAGGAGTTTTTCTATCTGGAAGACGAGGACAACTCCGCCGAGAACATCGACCGCATCCTCAAAGGCTTTGCGTGGCTGATCAAAGAAAAAAATATTGACCGGGTCGTGGCGCTTGATGACTTCGATGTGGAAAAAGCCGCGGCCATTCGCGAGGAGTTCCGGATTCCGGGCATGGGACAGACGACCGCGCGCTACTTTCGCGATAAACTCGCCATGCGCCTCAAAGCACAGGAAGAAGGCATCCCCGTGCCCCCTTTCACCGACCTGTTCAAGGACGCCCACATCAATCACTTCGCCGACACCGTGAAGCCGCCTTACGTCGTGAAGCCCCGCTCTGAAGCATCCGCCATGGGCATTAAAAAAGTCCACAGCAAGGAAGAGCTTTGGGAAGCGGTCCACAGCCTGGGCGAAGAGCGCTACCGTTTTCTCGCCGAACAGTTCAAACCCGGCGATGTGTACCACGCCGACTCCCTCACCTTCGACAGCAAAGTGCTGTTCTGTTCAGTCAGCCGCTACCTCAGCACCCCTTTTGAAGTCGCGCACGGCGCCGGCATCTTCCGCTCCATGACCTGCGACCCCAAAAGCAAGGAAACCAAAGCGCTCGTCAAGCTCAACAAACTCGTCATGAAAGGTTTCGGCATGCGCTACAGCGCCTCACACACCGAATTCATCCACTGCCACGAAGACGGCAAATTCTACTTTCTCGAAACCTCGAGCCGCGTCGGCGGGGCGCACCTTGCCGAGATGGTCGAGTTCGCAACCGGCATCAACCTGTGGCGCGAGTGGGCCCGGGTAGAGCACGCCTCGGCCCTGAAAATGGACTACAAATTGCCCGAGCAGCGCAAGCTAAACGGCGGCATCCTCGTATCGCTCGCCCGCTACGAGCACCCCGATCAGTCCTGTTTTAATGCTCCGGAAGTGCAGTGGACTATCGTCAAAAAATGGCACGTTGGCACCATCGTCGTCTCCGAAAGCGCCGACCGCGTCCGCGAACTGCTCGATGAATACGCCGGCGTCGTACAGCGCGACTTCCACGCAAGCGCCCCCTTGCCTGACAAAGCCACCGAGTAG
- a CDS encoding leucyl aminopeptidase family protein, which yields MKISIASTLSDSPADLLLPLYTETTFDQLTSAYPVLNETGLKRALDDFPAESGKTAVYYHSAGHRIFLIGMGKPNPKRLSGPYRAARAAAVQLSKQLSGQLCVSLSHLADDTEAETRLTDAFINGLATGTYQLGSWKEDAGKTPHPLDQDDSEVTLLSARAAKDSEGLTAAARRGHLIGLAQKQTMHLVNMPSNLQIPAFLAEVAREWGTQHDQKVTVFSGDEIAENNLHALAAVNRGSEHPAQFIVMEYTPESATDQTPTVGLVGKGITFDTGGLSIKTSAGMYFMKCDMGGAAVVLGFMEAAASLQLPVKLVAVVPVTDNLIDAKSFKPSDIINSYSGKTIEIMDTDAEGRLILADGLSWITEHHKPDYLFDFATLTGATVRAIGYAAAGFFTPDDDLARACAEAGDLAGERIWRFPLWDEYADDLHSDVADVRNLSGKPVAGGISAAKFLEVFTREHPRWAHFDIAGVAFSESEFGKHKNGTGWGIRLLTELVPQLRKPTA from the coding sequence TTGAAGATTTCGATTGCCTCAACCCTGTCCGACAGCCCGGCAGATCTGTTACTTCCCCTCTACACGGAAACAACTTTTGATCAGCTTACCTCCGCCTACCCGGTTCTTAATGAAACCGGCCTGAAGCGGGCCCTTGATGACTTCCCCGCCGAATCCGGCAAAACGGCCGTGTACTACCACAGCGCGGGTCACCGCATTTTTCTTATTGGCATGGGCAAGCCGAATCCCAAGCGCCTCAGCGGACCCTACCGCGCCGCCCGTGCCGCCGCCGTTCAGCTCAGCAAACAGCTTTCCGGGCAGCTCTGCGTATCGCTTTCCCACCTTGCCGATGACACCGAAGCTGAAACCCGCCTCACCGACGCCTTCATCAACGGACTCGCAACCGGCACCTATCAGCTCGGCAGCTGGAAAGAAGACGCCGGAAAAACCCCGCATCCTCTCGATCAGGACGACAGCGAAGTCACCCTCCTCAGCGCCCGTGCAGCAAAAGATTCAGAAGGTCTCACCGCAGCCGCCCGCCGCGGTCACCTCATCGGTCTGGCTCAGAAACAGACCATGCATTTGGTCAACATGCCTTCCAACCTGCAAATCCCGGCTTTCCTCGCAGAAGTCGCCCGGGAATGGGGCACTCAGCACGATCAGAAAGTGACGGTCTTTTCGGGGGATGAAATCGCAGAAAATAACCTCCACGCCCTCGCCGCCGTGAACCGCGGCAGCGAACACCCCGCGCAGTTTATCGTGATGGAATACACGCCAGAATCGGCTACCGATCAAACCCCAACCGTCGGACTCGTCGGCAAGGGCATCACGTTCGACACCGGCGGCCTTTCCATCAAGACCTCTGCGGGCATGTATTTCATGAAATGCGACATGGGCGGCGCCGCGGTCGTGCTGGGCTTTATGGAAGCCGCGGCCTCGCTGCAACTGCCGGTGAAGCTCGTCGCCGTCGTGCCGGTCACCGACAATCTGATTGACGCCAAATCTTTCAAGCCCTCGGATATCATCAATTCCTACAGCGGCAAGACCATCGAAATCATGGATACCGACGCCGAAGGCCGCCTCATCCTTGCCGACGGCCTGTCCTGGATTACCGAGCATCACAAGCCGGATTACCTCTTCGACTTTGCCACGCTCACCGGCGCGACCGTCCGCGCGATAGGCTACGCTGCCGCCGGATTCTTCACCCCCGATGACGATCTTGCCCGTGCCTGCGCCGAAGCCGGTGACCTTGCTGGTGAGCGCATCTGGCGCTTCCCCCTCTGGGACGAATACGCCGACGACCTGCACAGCGATGTGGCCGATGTCCGCAACCTGAGCGGCAAACCGGTCGCGGGCGGCATCTCCGCTGCCAAATTCCTGGAAGTCTTCACCCGTGAACATCCGCGCTGGGCGCACTTCGACATCGCGGGCGTAGCCTTCAGCGAAAGCGAGTTCGGCAAGCACAAAAACGGAACCGGCTGGGGCATCCGCCTCCTCACCGAGCTCGTCCCGCAGCTCAGAAAACCCACGGCATAA
- a CDS encoding YheT family hydrolase, which translates to MNLPSPFHPAKPLWNGHLETIYPSLFRKVPGVLSRYERERLELPDGDFVDIDRIKQGAKRAVIISHGLEGNSHRAYVTGMATAFAGSGWDVLAWNFRGCSGVMNRLPRFYHSGDTTDLLAVVHFAADACGYDEVVLVGFSMGGNMTLKLAGEQGDALPQQVSRLIAFSVPCDLAASAKKLEQSAFGLYQRRFMRMLKTKIRQKEADMPGTFDLHCLSDMHRFREFDDTFTAPLHGFRDANDYWTQASCLRFLPDIRRPALLVSARNDPFLTPECYPEQAARQNPHFTLEMPARGGHTGFTQKLRAPQLWSEQRALHFAEQRR; encoded by the coding sequence TTGAATCTTCCCTCTCCATTTCATCCCGCAAAGCCGCTTTGGAACGGACACCTCGAGACCATCTACCCCTCGCTGTTCCGGAAAGTGCCGGGCGTGCTGTCGCGTTACGAGCGGGAGCGGCTCGAACTGCCCGACGGCGATTTTGTGGATATCGACCGTATCAAACAGGGCGCAAAGCGGGCGGTGATTATTTCGCACGGACTCGAAGGCAACAGTCACCGGGCCTACGTGACCGGCATGGCGACCGCTTTTGCCGGTTCAGGATGGGACGTACTCGCATGGAATTTCCGCGGTTGCAGCGGGGTGATGAACCGGCTGCCGCGCTTTTACCATAGCGGCGATACCACGGATTTGCTGGCTGTAGTGCACTTTGCCGCCGACGCATGCGGGTATGATGAAGTTGTACTCGTAGGCTTCAGCATGGGCGGCAACATGACGCTCAAACTTGCCGGGGAACAGGGCGACGCGCTGCCGCAGCAAGTGAGCCGGCTCATCGCTTTTTCCGTGCCCTGCGATCTCGCGGCTTCGGCCAAAAAGCTGGAACAATCGGCCTTCGGGCTGTATCAGCGGCGGTTTATGCGCATGCTCAAAACCAAAATCCGGCAGAAAGAAGCCGACATGCCGGGCACCTTTGACCTCCATTGCCTGAGCGACATGCACCGCTTCCGGGAATTTGACGACACCTTTACCGCGCCCCTGCACGGCTTCCGGGACGCCAACGACTACTGGACCCAAGCCTCCTGCCTCCGCTTTCTGCCGGACATCCGCCGTCCCGCTTTGCTTGTGAGCGCCCGTAACGATCCGTTTCTCACGCCTGAGTGCTATCCCGAACAAGCTGCCCGCCAAAACCCGCACTTTACCCTCGAAATGCCGGCGCGGGGCGGACACACCGGCTTCACCCAAAAACTGCGCGCGCCACAGCTTTGGAGCGAACAGCGCGCCCTGCACTTCGCTGAACAACGCCGCTGA